In one Vibrio sp. YMD68 genomic region, the following are encoded:
- a CDS encoding ribosome recycling factor family protein, protein MKQLKLVASQYDCTLNRVRRSRHWQMTGTASSLTQFLDVLNSLEEESLRSVIKKIESILVRSSTPLESMEVRLVKIIDTHPSMTLNELMQKTSCSLAQARRARFESDIL, encoded by the coding sequence GTGAAGCAACTTAAACTCGTTGCTTCACAATACGATTGCACATTGAATCGAGTTCGCCGCTCTCGGCATTGGCAGATGACAGGCACTGCAAGTTCGCTAACTCAGTTTTTGGATGTGTTGAACTCTTTAGAAGAAGAGTCTTTACGCTCAGTGATTAAAAAAATCGAATCCATCTTAGTCAGATCAAGCACCCCCCTAGAGTCGATGGAAGTGAGGCTTGTTAAGATAATCGATACCCACCCTTCGATGACATTAAACGAATTAATGCAGAAAACCAGTTGCTCTCTGGCACAAGCGAGACGTGCAAGATTCGAATCCGATATACTTTAA
- the rbsD gene encoding D-ribose pyranase, with amino-acid sequence MKKSTLINADLSYLVATLGHTDEITICDAGLPIPDEVTRIDLALTHGVPSFLETVSVILSESQIEGVILAEEFATVSPKHHQELVDKLKAEEQGSGKSISIHYVSHEEFKERTQHSRAVVRTGECTPYANVIFQAGVTF; translated from the coding sequence ATGAAAAAAAGTACGCTCATCAATGCGGATCTTTCTTACCTAGTGGCAACGCTAGGTCATACCGATGAAATCACGATTTGCGATGCAGGCTTGCCTATCCCTGATGAAGTGACTCGGATTGATTTGGCCCTTACTCACGGTGTTCCTAGCTTTCTTGAAACGGTGAGCGTGATTCTGTCTGAATCTCAAATTGAAGGGGTGATCCTCGCTGAAGAATTTGCCACAGTAAGCCCTAAGCATCATCAAGAGTTGGTAGACAAATTAAAAGCTGAAGAACAAGGATCGGGTAAGTCTATTTCGATTCATTATGTATCACATGAAGAGTTTAAAGAGCGAACACAGCACAGTCGCGCCGTTGTGCGTACTGGTGAATGCACACCTTATGCAAACGTGATCTTTCAAGCTGGCGTTACTTTTTAA
- the rbsA gene encoding ribose ABC transporter ATP-binding protein RbsA, with amino-acid sequence MTQAILQLNAMEKAFPGVKALDKASLNVYPGRVMALMGENGAGKSTLMKVLTGIYSLDAGDIYYQGQATTFKGPRDSQQAGISIIHQELNLIPELTIAENIFLGREFTSPLGRIQWQKMYQEADKLLARLNVKHSSSKLLGDLSLGEQQMVEIAKALSFESKVIIMDEPTDALTDTETESLFKVINELRDQGCGVVYISHRLKEIFEICDDITVLRDGKFIGECPVIDTDEDGLIEMMVGRKLEDQYPRVNVEHGDICLEVSGLTGSGVHDVSFTLQRGEILGVSGLMGAGRTELMKVIFGALPSECGVINLDNKTINPVSPQDALANGIAYISEDRKGDGLVLGLSVKENMSLSALDKLSRNGQIQHKDEAIAVEDFIRLFNIKTPTRDQIIGNLSGGNQQKVAIAKGLMTRPKVLILDEPTRGVDVGAKKEIYQLINKFKSEGMSIILVSSEMPEVLGMSDRIMVMHEGRISGEFDVKDADQEKLLACAVGKKINEEAA; translated from the coding sequence ATGACTCAAGCTATTTTACAGTTAAACGCGATGGAAAAAGCATTTCCGGGTGTGAAAGCACTCGATAAAGCGAGCCTTAACGTCTATCCCGGCCGAGTAATGGCGCTGATGGGAGAAAACGGCGCAGGCAAATCCACCTTGATGAAAGTGTTGACGGGTATTTACTCGTTAGATGCGGGTGATATTTACTATCAAGGCCAGGCAACCACGTTCAAGGGCCCAAGAGATTCACAACAAGCGGGCATTAGTATTATTCATCAAGAGCTTAACTTGATCCCAGAACTGACGATTGCAGAAAATATTTTTCTAGGGCGAGAATTTACCAGCCCGTTAGGTCGCATTCAGTGGCAAAAAATGTATCAAGAAGCCGATAAACTATTGGCTCGATTAAATGTAAAGCACAGCTCTAGCAAACTTCTTGGTGATTTGAGCCTCGGTGAGCAACAGATGGTAGAAATTGCCAAAGCGCTCTCTTTCGAGTCAAAAGTGATCATTATGGATGAACCGACGGATGCCCTCACTGATACTGAAACAGAATCCTTGTTTAAGGTCATCAATGAACTGCGCGACCAAGGTTGTGGCGTTGTTTACATTTCACATCGCTTGAAAGAAATCTTTGAAATCTGTGATGACATCACGGTGTTGCGCGATGGTAAATTCATTGGTGAATGCCCAGTTATCGATACCGATGAAGACGGTTTGATTGAAATGATGGTGGGCAGAAAACTTGAGGATCAATACCCAAGAGTGAATGTCGAACATGGCGATATTTGTCTGGAAGTCTCCGGTCTAACCGGGTCAGGTGTTCACGATGTGAGCTTTACCCTTCAACGTGGAGAGATTTTGGGCGTTTCAGGTTTAATGGGAGCGGGACGGACTGAACTGATGAAAGTCATTTTTGGTGCTTTGCCCAGTGAATGTGGTGTCATCAATCTGGATAACAAAACCATCAATCCTGTTAGCCCGCAAGACGCATTAGCCAATGGGATTGCCTATATTTCTGAAGACCGAAAAGGGGATGGTTTGGTTCTTGGCCTGTCTGTCAAAGAAAACATGTCACTCAGTGCGCTCGATAAATTAAGCAGAAATGGTCAAATCCAACATAAAGATGAAGCCATAGCAGTTGAAGACTTTATACGTCTGTTCAACATCAAAACCCCCACACGCGATCAAATCATTGGCAACTTGTCTGGTGGTAATCAACAGAAAGTAGCGATAGCGAAAGGGCTGATGACGCGGCCAAAAGTCCTCATTTTAGATGAACCGACTCGCGGGGTTGACGTTGGTGCAAAGAAAGAAATCTATCAACTGATTAACAAATTTAAGTCGGAAGGCATGAGCATCATATTGGTCTCGTCTGAAATGCCTGAAGTCTTGGGAATGAGTGACCGCATCATGGTGATGCACGAAGGGCGTATCAGTGGCGAGTTTGATGTCAAAGATGCCGACCAGGAAAAACTACTCGCTTGTGCGGTAGGCAAAAAGATCAATGAGGAAGCAGCATGA
- the rbsC gene encoding ribose ABC transporter permease, which produces MSANATNTTNATKKTQDGSKAFFTKEWLIEQKSLIALLFLIAVVSFLNPNFFTVDNILNILRQTSVNAIIAVGMTLVILTAGIDLSVGSVLALCGAFAATMIGMEVPVMIAVPTSLLAGAALGAISGVIIAKGKVQAFIATLVTMTLLRGVTMVYTDGRPISTGFTDTADAFAWFGTGYTLGIPVPVWLMVFVFAAVWYLLNHTRFGRYIYAVGGNESAARLSGINVDRVKIGVYAICGMLAAVAGIIITSRLSSAQPTAGMGYELDAIAAVVLGGTSLMGGKGRIMGTLIGALIIGFLNNALNLLDVSSYFQMIAKAVVILLAVLVDNKNK; this is translated from the coding sequence ATGAGTGCCAACGCTACTAACACAACGAACGCAACGAAAAAAACACAAGACGGCAGTAAGGCATTCTTTACTAAAGAGTGGTTGATTGAACAAAAATCATTAATTGCTCTGCTGTTTTTGATTGCTGTTGTTTCGTTCTTAAACCCGAACTTTTTTACGGTCGACAACATTCTCAATATTCTTCGCCAAACGTCGGTGAATGCCATCATCGCGGTTGGGATGACACTGGTTATTTTAACCGCCGGAATTGATCTCAGCGTTGGTTCGGTATTGGCTCTGTGCGGTGCATTCGCAGCCACGATGATAGGGATGGAAGTGCCCGTCATGATTGCAGTGCCTACATCATTGCTGGCCGGCGCAGCCCTTGGCGCAATAAGCGGAGTTATTATTGCCAAAGGCAAGGTTCAAGCGTTTATCGCCACCCTGGTCACCATGACTCTGTTGCGTGGTGTCACTATGGTCTATACCGATGGCCGCCCAATCTCTACAGGGTTTACGGATACAGCAGATGCCTTTGCTTGGTTTGGTACGGGTTACACATTGGGCATCCCAGTTCCCGTGTGGTTGATGGTTTTTGTCTTCGCCGCGGTCTGGTATCTGCTTAATCACACCCGTTTTGGACGCTATATCTACGCTGTTGGTGGCAATGAATCGGCGGCACGCCTTTCGGGTATCAATGTCGATAGAGTGAAAATCGGTGTGTACGCCATTTGCGGTATGTTAGCGGCTGTTGCTGGCATTATCATTACCTCCCGTCTTTCTTCTGCCCAGCCTACAGCAGGTATGGGCTATGAACTTGATGCTATCGCAGCAGTCGTGCTTGGCGGAACAAGCTTGATGGGCGGTAAGGGGCGAATTATGGGAACCCTAATTGGTGCTCTGATCATCGGGTTCTTAAACAACGCACTTAACTTGTTAGATGTCTCTTCTTATTTCCAGATGATCGCTAAAGCCGTTGTGATATTGCTAGCGGTACTGGTTGATAACAAAAATAAGTAG
- the rbsB gene encoding ribose ABC transporter substrate-binding protein RbsB, producing the protein MKKLATFISAALLSSTVSVSAQAQDTMAIVLSTLNNPFFVTMKDGAEAKAEELGYNLIVLDSQNDPSKELSNVEDLTVRGVKAILINPTDSDAVSNAIRIANRSNIPVLTLDRGASRGEVVSHIASDNVVGGEIAGHYIMEKVGEKAKVIQLEGIAGTSAARERGEGFMNAVNGSEMELLASQPADFDRTKGLNVMENLLAANPDVQAVFAQNDEMALGALRAVQASGKDIMIVGFDGTDDGIAAVNRGMLAATVAQQPDLIGALGVETAVKVLKGETVQEYIPVPLKVVAK; encoded by the coding sequence ATGAAAAAACTTGCTACTTTTATTTCTGCTGCACTCCTTTCTTCCACCGTATCGGTATCTGCTCAGGCACAAGATACCATGGCGATTGTGCTGTCTACGCTCAATAATCCTTTTTTCGTCACAATGAAAGATGGAGCGGAAGCGAAAGCCGAAGAATTAGGCTACAACTTGATCGTTTTAGATTCGCAAAACGATCCAAGTAAAGAACTCTCAAACGTAGAAGATTTAACCGTCCGCGGTGTGAAAGCCATTTTGATTAATCCAACCGATTCTGACGCAGTATCGAATGCGATCCGTATCGCGAACCGTTCAAATATTCCGGTTTTGACTCTTGACCGTGGTGCAAGCCGTGGAGAAGTGGTTAGCCATATTGCGTCAGACAATGTGGTGGGCGGTGAAATCGCGGGTCACTACATTATGGAAAAAGTCGGTGAGAAAGCAAAAGTGATCCAACTTGAAGGCATTGCCGGTACGTCGGCAGCACGTGAACGTGGCGAGGGTTTCATGAATGCAGTGAACGGCAGTGAGATGGAATTACTGGCGAGTCAACCTGCTGATTTTGATCGCACTAAAGGCCTAAACGTTATGGAAAACCTGCTCGCGGCTAACCCTGATGTGCAAGCGGTATTCGCCCAAAATGATGAGATGGCACTGGGCGCATTACGTGCTGTGCAAGCGTCAGGCAAAGACATCATGATTGTAGGCTTTGATGGTACAGATGACGGTATTGCGGCGGTAAATCGTGGCATGTTGGCAGCAACAGTGGCACAGCAACCAGACCTTATTGGTGCGTTAGGTGTAGAAACCGCTGTTAAAGTCCTAAAAGGAGAAACGGTTCAAGAGTACATTCCAGTTCCCCTTAAAGTGGTGGCGAAATAA
- the rbsK gene encoding ribokinase, translating into MNQLVVLGSVNADHVLQVPSFPRPGETLHGRNYQVIPGGKGANQAVAAARLNADIGLIACVGDDAFGINIRESFKFDGINTGGVKIQPNCPTGIAMIHVSESGENSICISAEANAKLSADAIEPDLEHIRQAKYLLMQLETPLDGIEKAAMVAKDSRTSVILNPAPARDLPDSLLQCVDVITPNETEAEVLTGVTVTDNDTAQQAADVLHTKGIEIVMITLGVKGVWLSNNGRGELIPGFKVDAIDTTAAGDTFNGALITGLLEDMQLESAIKFAHAAAAISVTRFGAQTSIPTREEVDAFLIENE; encoded by the coding sequence ATGAATCAGTTAGTGGTATTAGGTAGTGTCAACGCTGACCATGTTCTTCAAGTGCCTTCCTTTCCTCGTCCAGGCGAGACGTTACATGGTCGCAACTATCAAGTGATCCCTGGTGGTAAAGGGGCGAACCAAGCCGTTGCCGCTGCTCGATTAAATGCGGATATCGGTTTGATTGCTTGCGTGGGTGACGATGCTTTTGGCATTAATATCCGTGAAAGCTTTAAGTTTGATGGTATTAATACTGGCGGTGTAAAAATACAGCCTAATTGTCCTACGGGCATTGCTATGATTCACGTTTCGGAGAGCGGCGAAAATAGTATTTGTATTTCAGCAGAAGCGAACGCGAAGTTAAGCGCCGATGCTATTGAGCCCGACCTTGAACACATTCGCCAGGCTAAGTATCTGTTAATGCAATTAGAAACGCCGTTAGATGGCATCGAAAAAGCGGCAATGGTTGCGAAAGACAGTAGAACGAGCGTGATACTAAACCCAGCTCCAGCACGAGATTTACCCGACTCATTACTGCAATGTGTTGATGTTATTACCCCGAACGAAACAGAAGCGGAAGTCCTTACTGGGGTCACGGTGACAGATAATGATACGGCCCAACAAGCCGCAGATGTATTGCATACCAAAGGCATTGAAATTGTGATGATTACGCTAGGTGTCAAGGGGGTATGGTTAAGTAATAATGGACGTGGAGAGTTAATCCCCGGTTTTAAGGTGGATGCGATAGATACAACAGCAGCGGGAGATACATTTAATGGTGCACTGATCACTGGCTTATTAGAAGATATGCAATTAGAATCAGCCATAAAGTTTGCTCACGCCGCAGCTGCGATCTCCGTTACTCGTTTCGGTGCGCAAACCTCGATTCCAACCAGAGAAGAGGTTGACGCATTTTTGATTGAAAACGAGTAG
- a CDS encoding substrate-binding domain-containing protein, which produces MATMKDIAKLAGVSTSTVSHVINQSRYVSEEISQRVNDAARELNYAPSALARSLKMNRTKTIGMLVTTSTNPFFGEVVKGVERSCYQQGYNLILCNTEGDSDRMKASINTLLQKRVDGVILMCSTLEGQRVDVFERYPDIPVVVMDWGPMLFSSDKIQDNSLRGGYMATKYLIDAGHKNIGCITGPLNRYQAQMRYEGYKRALNEAGLEINPRWIVEADFECEGGYSAFNTMNNKGPLPSALFVSNDMMAMGVINAANEHNINIPQDISVIGYDDIHIARFMTPSLTTVHQPKYRLGKAAVDTLLNKLEKNSNDTVVVQLEPTLVERKSVKTLL; this is translated from the coding sequence ATGGCGACCATGAAAGACATAGCAAAATTAGCAGGTGTTTCGACTTCTACGGTGAGCCATGTCATTAACCAATCTCGCTATGTGAGTGAAGAAATATCACAGCGGGTCAACGATGCAGCAAGAGAGCTTAATTACGCACCTTCCGCTTTGGCTCGCAGCCTCAAAATGAACAGAACAAAAACCATCGGCATGCTGGTGACGACCTCGACTAACCCGTTTTTTGGTGAGGTGGTAAAAGGCGTTGAGCGCAGTTGTTATCAGCAAGGTTACAACTTGATTCTTTGCAACACAGAAGGGGACAGTGACCGAATGAAAGCGTCGATCAACACTTTGCTGCAAAAGCGTGTCGATGGCGTGATACTGATGTGTTCAACACTCGAAGGCCAACGTGTCGATGTTTTTGAACGTTACCCAGACATTCCTGTTGTCGTGATGGATTGGGGCCCAATGCTGTTCTCTAGCGATAAGATTCAAGACAACTCATTGCGTGGTGGGTATATGGCAACCAAGTATCTGATTGATGCAGGCCATAAAAACATAGGCTGTATTACTGGTCCCTTGAATCGCTATCAAGCTCAAATGCGTTATGAAGGTTACAAACGAGCGCTGAATGAAGCGGGGCTTGAGATCAATCCTCGCTGGATTGTTGAAGCGGATTTTGAATGTGAAGGTGGTTATAGCGCATTCAATACCATGAATAATAAGGGCCCGTTACCGAGTGCTCTTTTTGTGAGTAACGATATGATGGCCATGGGTGTGATCAACGCCGCCAATGAACATAATATTAATATACCACAGGATATTTCGGTCATTGGTTACGATGATATTCATATTGCTAGATTTATGACGCCGTCACTCACAACGGTCCATCAGCCTAAATATCGTTTAGGAAAAGCCGCCGTGGACACCTTGCTGAACAAGTTAGAAAAAAACAGCAATGACACAGTCGTCGTTCAGCTCGAACCCACATTAGTAGAAAGAAAGAGTGTAAAAACGCTATTGTAG
- a CDS encoding peptidylprolyl isomerase produces MITLHTNVGDIQIQLDTATAPVSSKNFLRYCQEGFYEGTIFHRVISGFMVQGGGLTADLNEKPTRLPIVNEANRGLKNLTGTIAMARTEAPHSAAAEFFINLADNPCLDHTETTNKGWGYAVFGKVSVGMDVVQYIASLATETRNGYDDVPSETVIIEKVIIQSN; encoded by the coding sequence ATGATTACTTTGCACACCAACGTTGGCGATATTCAGATCCAATTAGATACAGCGACAGCGCCAGTCAGCTCAAAAAATTTTTTACGATACTGCCAAGAAGGGTTTTATGAAGGCACGATATTTCATCGTGTTATCTCAGGTTTCATGGTTCAAGGTGGTGGACTTACGGCCGATCTGAACGAAAAGCCAACCCGACTTCCGATTGTGAACGAAGCGAATCGAGGGTTAAAGAATCTCACCGGCACCATCGCAATGGCTCGCACTGAAGCGCCTCATTCTGCAGCGGCAGAATTCTTTATCAATTTAGCCGACAACCCATGTCTCGATCATACTGAGACAACGAACAAAGGTTGGGGGTACGCTGTTTTTGGCAAGGTTTCAGTAGGAATGGATGTCGTCCAGTACATTGCCTCACTAGCAACAGAAACCCGCAATGGTTACGATGATGTACCCAGTGAGACAGTGATCATTGAAAAAGTGATTATTCAGTCAAACTAA
- a CDS encoding RNA methyltransferase — MKNTRVIIGLTNPKSPSNVGAVMRAAGCYQADEVQYTGQRYEKASKFHTDTNNVASQIPLKGVDSFLDNLTDDTRIVCVDFAEGATPLPEFEHPDKAIYIFGPEDGSISQDVADRADHVVYVPTIGCMNLAASVNVLLYDRLAKSSTMDTSETLIKSSRDNRNHLVVRSKARSVQG, encoded by the coding sequence ATGAAAAATACCCGTGTCATCATTGGGCTAACAAACCCTAAAAGTCCGTCAAATGTCGGTGCTGTCATGCGTGCAGCAGGGTGCTACCAAGCGGATGAAGTGCAATATACGGGGCAGCGTTATGAGAAAGCCTCGAAGTTTCATACCGACACGAATAATGTCGCTAGCCAAATACCGCTTAAAGGTGTTGACTCTTTTTTAGATAACCTGACCGATGATACTCGCATTGTCTGCGTGGACTTTGCAGAAGGCGCCACCCCATTACCTGAATTTGAGCACCCAGATAAAGCAATCTATATCTTTGGCCCTGAAGACGGATCCATTTCTCAAGATGTGGCAGACCGAGCGGATCATGTGGTTTATGTGCCAACCATTGGCTGTATGAACTTAGCCGCTTCGGTCAATGTATTGCTTTACGATCGCCTGGCTAAATCCTCGACTATGGATACCAGTGAAACCTTGATTAAATCTAGCCGTGATAATCGCAATCATCTCGTTGTTAGAAGTAAGGCTAGAAGTGTTCAAGGTTAG
- a CDS encoding HD domain-containing phosphohydrolase yields the protein MPMNYSGKILKRVVLILLCLYSSSAFALPQNDLARILVLHSYDPSYHWTKDLQEGIESSLSNSSREVKLSVEYMDSKRNLSSNYLESFKQYFTAKYKHYKFDGVIITDDNAANLFLELYPRGIKDTPVVAVGINNALLNASSLSRRAKVFYSQDNINSNLTLIKRIIPNVKKIYLFHDLTTSGKLLSEQVKQEHAKSDISNVPLLEITDLSLEEAKKFAQTLKPNDVILLTHFNTQLNDNVYYTYNQVSKALGQESNAPIFVLWNFYLRNGVLGGYVNHSKRLGELAVETLSAYLDLGVLSNNNIETSYRPIIDYSAVVRHQIDPKLLPENSLFLNKPVSIWQEYQKAIIVITTVFVALLIVIFLQGAWIRNKRIIANHTRKILTLRNKTLAVQKEMILMLGEAIETRSGETGNHVKRVAQMSALLGKLYGLSHREVEMLEIVSPMHDVGKIGISEAILEKPGKLDNKEWGVMKTHTSIGYEMLSKSEGELFSLAAFVAHEHHERWDGKGYPNALFGENIHVFARLTSLADVFDALLSRRCYKEPWEMVDVIALFEEEAGKQFDPTMSSLLLHNIDDFIALRSCYPDERISKD from the coding sequence ATGCCAATGAACTATAGTGGGAAAATATTGAAGCGAGTTGTGCTCATTCTGCTTTGTCTTTACTCTTCTTCTGCTTTTGCTTTGCCTCAAAATGATTTGGCCCGCATACTCGTCCTCCACTCTTATGACCCTTCTTATCATTGGACTAAAGACCTCCAGGAAGGAATTGAATCCTCCTTGTCAAACAGTAGTAGAGAAGTAAAACTATCCGTTGAGTATATGGATAGTAAGCGGAACTTATCATCCAATTACCTGGAATCTTTCAAGCAGTACTTCACCGCCAAGTATAAGCATTACAAGTTTGACGGCGTTATTATCACGGATGATAACGCAGCAAATCTATTCTTAGAGTTATACCCCAGGGGAATAAAGGATACTCCTGTCGTAGCGGTTGGAATAAACAACGCTCTGCTCAACGCGAGTAGCTTGAGTAGACGCGCTAAAGTTTTCTATTCACAAGACAATATCAATAGTAATCTAACACTTATAAAAAGAATTATCCCAAACGTAAAGAAAATATACCTATTTCATGATTTGACAACTAGCGGTAAGCTTTTATCTGAGCAAGTAAAGCAAGAGCATGCAAAGAGCGATATAAGTAACGTGCCGTTGTTAGAAATAACGGACTTATCGCTAGAGGAGGCTAAGAAATTTGCTCAGACTCTCAAGCCCAACGACGTGATTTTGCTTACTCATTTCAATACTCAATTAAATGACAACGTTTATTATACCTACAATCAGGTAAGCAAAGCTCTAGGTCAAGAAAGCAATGCGCCAATCTTTGTGCTTTGGAACTTTTATCTACGTAACGGTGTTCTTGGTGGTTACGTCAACCACTCAAAAAGATTGGGAGAGTTAGCAGTCGAAACCTTGAGTGCCTATCTCGATTTGGGTGTACTAAGTAATAATAATATAGAAACGTCTTATCGGCCCATTATTGATTATAGCGCTGTTGTTAGGCATCAAATTGACCCTAAGCTACTACCTGAAAACTCTTTATTTTTAAACAAACCAGTATCAATCTGGCAGGAGTACCAAAAAGCAATCATTGTCATTACTACTGTCTTCGTAGCTTTACTCATTGTTATTTTTCTTCAGGGGGCTTGGATTAGAAACAAGCGAATTATTGCCAACCATACAAGAAAAATATTAACCCTTAGAAACAAAACGTTAGCGGTACAGAAAGAAATGATCCTAATGTTAGGAGAGGCGATAGAAACTCGCTCTGGTGAAACGGGGAACCACGTAAAGCGTGTGGCCCAAATGTCAGCCTTACTTGGTAAGTTGTATGGCCTTTCACACAGAGAGGTTGAGATGTTGGAAATAGTGAGCCCAATGCACGACGTTGGTAAAATTGGAATATCTGAAGCAATTCTTGAAAAACCAGGCAAGCTAGATAATAAAGAATGGGGGGTTATGAAGACCCATACTAGTATCGGTTACGAGATGCTTTCAAAAAGTGAAGGAGAGCTCTTTTCTTTAGCTGCCTTCGTCGCACACGAACATCATGAGAGGTGGGATGGCAAAGGCTATCCTAATGCCTTATTTGGCGAAAATATCCATGTGTTTGCACGACTGACATCATTGGCAGATGTTTTCGATGCTTTACTAAGCAGACGTTGTTACAAAGAACCATGGGAGATGGTTGATGTGATTGCGCTATTTGAGGAAGAAGCAGGTAAACAATTTGATCCCACTATGTCATCGCTGTTGTTACATAACATAGATGATTTTATTGCCCTTCGAAGCTGTTACCCAGACGAAAGGATAAGCAAAGATTGA